In Streptomyces hawaiiensis, one genomic interval encodes:
- a CDS encoding [protein-PII] uridylyltransferase, translated as MTGTDVQKEAEDSGPSGYAAARLRLLTEEARSGPPRRAALAELTDDWLTGLFSAGAEGLRGVSLVAVGGYGRGELSPRSDLDLLLLHDGSDTKAVATLADRLWYPVWDLGLDLDHSVRTPAEARKTAGEDLKVQLGLLDARHLAGDLGLTAALRTAVLADWRNQAPKRLPELQELCAERAERQGELQYLLEPDLKEARGGLRDATALRAVAASWLADAPREGLADARRRLLDVRDALHLATGRATDRLALQEQDQVAAELGLLDADTLLRQVYEAARVVSYASDVTWREVGRVLRSRAVRPRLRAMLGGGGKPATERSPLAEGVVEQDGEVVLARAARPERDPVLPLRAAAAAAQAGLPLSLHAVRRLAATVRPVPTPWPAEAREQLVTLLGSGRPTIEVWEALEAEGLITRLLPDWERVRCRPQRNAVHLWTVDRHLIETAVRASEFTRRVSRPDLLLVAALLHDIGKGWPGDHSVAGEIIAKDVAARIGFDHHDVTVIATLVRHHLLLVETATRRDLEDPATVRSVAEAVGSQGTLELLHALTEADALATGPAAWSSWRGSLVADLVKRVAAVLAGDAPDDPEEAAPTAEQERLALEAAATGSPVLSLRAQTEPPAGQEPSGEPEPLGVELLIAVPDQPRVLPAVAGVLAMHRLTVRTAELRSLHLPDGVDGSVLLLDWRVAAEYGSLPQAARLRSDLVRALDGSLDIAGRLAERDAAYPRRRGVVAPAARVSVHPAASRLATVIEVRSQDAPGLLFRIGRALEDASVRVRSAHVSTLGANAVDAFYVTGQEGAPLPGDEAAAVARKLEETLRG; from the coding sequence GTGACGGGTACGGACGTGCAGAAAGAAGCAGAGGACTCGGGACCCAGCGGCTACGCGGCGGCCCGGCTGCGTCTCCTCACCGAGGAGGCGCGGTCCGGGCCGCCGCGCCGTGCTGCCCTGGCCGAGCTGACGGACGACTGGCTGACCGGCCTGTTCAGCGCGGGCGCCGAGGGGCTGCGCGGGGTCTCCCTGGTGGCCGTCGGCGGTTACGGACGCGGTGAGCTGTCCCCGCGCAGCGACCTCGACCTGCTCCTGCTGCACGACGGCAGCGACACCAAGGCGGTCGCCACCCTCGCCGACCGGCTCTGGTACCCCGTCTGGGACCTCGGCCTGGACCTCGACCACTCGGTCCGCACACCCGCCGAGGCCCGCAAGACCGCCGGTGAGGACCTCAAGGTGCAGCTCGGCCTGCTGGACGCCCGGCACCTCGCCGGCGACCTCGGCCTCACCGCCGCACTGCGCACGGCCGTCCTGGCCGACTGGCGCAACCAGGCACCCAAACGCCTCCCCGAACTCCAGGAGCTGTGCGCCGAGCGCGCCGAGCGCCAGGGCGAGTTGCAGTACCTGCTGGAGCCCGACCTGAAGGAGGCCCGCGGCGGGCTGCGGGACGCCACCGCCCTGCGCGCCGTCGCCGCCTCCTGGCTCGCCGACGCCCCGCGCGAGGGCCTCGCCGACGCCCGGCGCCGGCTCCTCGACGTCCGCGACGCCCTGCACCTGGCCACCGGGCGCGCCACCGACCGGCTCGCCCTCCAGGAACAGGACCAGGTGGCCGCCGAACTCGGCCTGCTCGACGCGGACACGCTGCTGCGGCAGGTGTACGAGGCGGCCCGGGTCGTCTCGTACGCCAGTGACGTCACCTGGCGCGAGGTGGGACGCGTACTGCGGTCGCGCGCCGTGCGGCCCCGGCTGCGCGCCATGCTGGGCGGCGGCGGGAAACCGGCCACCGAGCGGTCTCCGCTGGCCGAGGGCGTGGTCGAGCAGGACGGCGAGGTGGTGCTTGCCCGCGCCGCGCGTCCCGAGCGCGACCCGGTGCTGCCGCTGCGCGCCGCGGCCGCCGCCGCGCAGGCCGGACTCCCGCTCTCCCTGCACGCCGTACGGCGTCTGGCCGCCACCGTGCGCCCGGTTCCCACGCCCTGGCCCGCCGAGGCACGCGAACAGCTCGTCACCCTGCTCGGCTCCGGCCGCCCCACCATCGAGGTCTGGGAGGCGCTGGAGGCCGAGGGGCTGATCACCCGGCTGCTGCCCGACTGGGAGCGGGTCCGCTGCCGCCCGCAGCGCAACGCCGTGCACCTGTGGACCGTCGACCGGCACCTGATCGAGACCGCGGTGCGCGCCTCCGAGTTCACCCGCCGGGTCAGCCGCCCCGACCTGCTGCTGGTCGCCGCGCTGCTGCACGACATCGGCAAGGGTTGGCCCGGGGACCACTCGGTCGCCGGCGAGATCATCGCCAAGGACGTGGCCGCCCGCATCGGCTTCGACCACCACGACGTGACCGTCATCGCCACCCTCGTACGGCACCACCTGCTCCTCGTCGAGACCGCCACCCGGCGCGACCTGGAGGACCCTGCGACCGTGCGCTCCGTCGCCGAGGCCGTCGGCTCCCAGGGCACCCTGGAGCTGCTGCACGCCCTCACCGAGGCCGACGCCCTCGCGACCGGCCCGGCCGCCTGGTCCTCCTGGCGCGGCTCGCTCGTCGCCGACCTGGTCAAGCGGGTCGCGGCGGTGCTCGCCGGGGACGCCCCGGACGACCCCGAGGAGGCAGCGCCGACCGCCGAGCAGGAGCGGCTCGCCCTCGAGGCGGCAGCGACGGGCAGCCCCGTGCTCTCGCTGCGGGCCCAGACCGAGCCGCCCGCCGGGCAGGAGCCGTCCGGCGAGCCCGAGCCGCTCGGCGTGGAGCTGCTCATCGCCGTCCCCGACCAGCCCCGGGTACTGCCCGCGGTGGCCGGAGTCCTCGCCATGCACCGGCTGACCGTACGCACCGCCGAGCTGCGCTCCCTGCACCTCCCGGACGGCGTCGACGGCTCCGTCCTGCTGCTGGACTGGCGGGTCGCCGCCGAGTACGGCTCCCTGCCGCAGGCCGCCCGCCTGCGCTCGGACCTCGTCCGTGCCCTGGACGGCTCCCTGGACATCGCCGGCCGCCTCGCCGAACGGGACGCGGCCTATCCGCGCCGCCGGGGCGTGGTCGCCCCCGCGGCCCGGGTGTCGGTCCACCCGGCCGCCTCCCGGCTGGCCACGGTCATCGAGGTCCGCTCCCAGGACGCGCCCGGCCTGCTGTTCCGCATCGGCCGTGCCCTGGAGGACGCGAGCGTACGGGTGCGCAGCGCGCATGTCTCGACGCTCGGCGCCAACGCCGTCGACGCCTTCTACGTGACCGGCCAGGAGGGCGCGCCCCTGCCCGGGGACGAGGCGGCGGCGGTGGCACGGAAGCTGGAGGAGACACTGCGTGGGTGA
- the ffh gene encoding signal recognition particle protein, with amino-acid sequence MFDTLSDRLSATFKNLRGKGRLSEADIDATAREIRIALLEADVALPVVRTFIKNVKERALGAEVSKALNPAQQVLKIVNDELVTILGGETRRLRFAKQPPTVIMLAGLQGAGKTTLAGKLGHWLKEQGHSPLLVACDLQRPNAVNQLSVVAERAGVAVYAPEPGNGVGDPVKVAKDSIEHAKSKVHDIVIVDTAGRLGIDQEMMQQAADIRDAVSPDEILFVVDAMIGQDAVNTAEAFRDGVGFDGVVLSKLDGDARGGAALSIRQITGKPIMFASNGEKLDDFDAFHPDRMASRILDMGDLLTLIEQAEKTFSQEEAEKMASKLASKKGQDFTLDDFLAQMEQVRKMGSISKLLGMLPGMGQMKDQINNLDERDVDRTAAIIKSMTPAERQEPTLINGSRRARIAKGSGVDVSAVKNLVERFFEARKMMSRMAQGGGMPGMPGMPGMGGGPGRTKKKQKQAKGKQRSGNPMKRKQQEQEEAARRAAAAEGGGAFGLPQQGGKDFELPDEFKKFMG; translated from the coding sequence GTGTTCGATACTCTTTCCGATCGCCTCTCAGCGACCTTCAAGAACCTGCGCGGCAAGGGACGGCTCTCCGAGGCGGACATCGACGCCACGGCGCGCGAGATCCGGATCGCGCTCCTCGAGGCGGACGTGGCGCTTCCCGTCGTCCGGACGTTCATCAAGAACGTCAAGGAGCGCGCCCTCGGTGCCGAGGTCAGCAAGGCGCTGAACCCCGCCCAGCAGGTCCTCAAGATCGTCAACGACGAGCTGGTCACCATCCTCGGCGGCGAGACCCGGCGTCTGCGCTTCGCCAAGCAGCCGCCCACCGTGATCATGCTGGCGGGTCTGCAGGGTGCCGGTAAGACCACCCTCGCGGGCAAGCTCGGCCACTGGCTGAAGGAGCAGGGCCACTCGCCGCTGCTGGTCGCCTGCGACCTCCAGCGCCCCAACGCCGTCAACCAGCTCAGCGTCGTCGCCGAGCGTGCCGGTGTCGCGGTCTACGCCCCCGAGCCGGGCAACGGCGTCGGTGACCCGGTCAAGGTCGCCAAGGACTCCATCGAGCACGCCAAGTCCAAGGTCCACGACATCGTGATCGTGGACACCGCCGGCCGCCTCGGCATCGACCAGGAGATGATGCAGCAGGCCGCGGACATCCGCGACGCCGTCTCCCCGGACGAGATCCTGTTCGTCGTCGACGCGATGATCGGCCAGGACGCCGTCAACACCGCCGAGGCCTTCCGCGACGGCGTCGGCTTCGACGGCGTGGTGCTCTCCAAGCTCGACGGCGACGCCCGCGGTGGTGCCGCGCTGTCCATCCGGCAGATCACCGGCAAGCCGATCATGTTCGCGTCGAACGGCGAGAAGCTCGACGACTTCGACGCCTTCCACCCTGACCGGATGGCTTCCCGCATCCTCGACATGGGTGACCTGCTCACCCTGATCGAGCAGGCGGAGAAGACGTTCAGCCAGGAAGAGGCCGAGAAGATGGCCTCCAAGCTGGCGTCCAAGAAGGGCCAGGACTTCACCCTGGACGACTTCCTGGCCCAGATGGAGCAGGTCCGCAAGATGGGCTCCATCTCCAAGCTGCTCGGCATGCTGCCGGGCATGGGCCAGATGAAGGACCAGATCAACAACCTGGACGAGCGGGACGTCGACCGCACGGCCGCCATCATCAAGTCGATGACCCCGGCCGAGCGCCAGGAGCCGACGCTCATCAACGGCTCCCGCCGCGCCCGGATCGCCAAGGGCTCCGGTGTCGACGTCAGCGCGGTCAAGAACCTGGTCGAGCGGTTCTTCGAGGCCCGCAAGATGATGTCCCGCATGGCCCAGGGCGGCGGCATGCCCGGGATGCCGGGGATGCCGGGGATGGGTGGTGGCCCCGGCCGGACGAAGAAGAAGCAGAAGCAGGCCAAGGGCAAGCAGCGCTCCGGCAACCCGATGAAGCGCAAGCAGCAGGAGCAGGAGGAGGCCGCCCGCCGGGCCGCCGCGGCCGAGGGCGGCGGCGCCTTCGGGCTGCCGCAGCAGGGCGGCAAGGACTTCGAACTCCCCGACGAGTTCAAGAAGTTCATGGGCTGA
- a CDS encoding methyltransferase domain-containing protein — translation MTPTLVRQHLPHAGAVPRVDLRARARDWSEIQERMLVPLYEAVYERLEVGPATRLLGLGCGSGLSLLMAAARGAAVTGVDASPERMALARERLLSRTPGTRTRPDTRLVDGSPRDTAVPGAPGHTLVTAFEPIGCLAGDSEGLGGLLAEATPLAQRGAAVVLAGWGPPERCATASVMRVATKLAEPLRQSGSWRPACRDDLEDVAQRAGLKPDGSGRVACPFGYADVDSAVRGLKSTGLFDAAMTATDQVQVDKELTEALHPHQRQDGTVWMPNVFRYLIARTP, via the coding sequence ATGACACCTACGCTCGTGCGGCAGCACCTGCCTCACGCGGGGGCCGTACCCCGCGTGGACCTGCGTGCACGCGCGCGTGACTGGTCCGAGATCCAGGAGCGGATGCTCGTACCGCTCTACGAGGCCGTCTACGAGCGACTGGAAGTGGGTCCCGCCACGCGGCTGCTCGGCCTCGGCTGCGGTTCCGGGCTCTCCCTGCTGATGGCCGCCGCCCGGGGAGCGGCGGTCACCGGTGTCGACGCTTCCCCCGAAAGAATGGCCCTGGCGCGGGAGCGGCTGCTGTCCCGGACGCCGGGCACGCGTACGCGTCCAGACACCCGGCTGGTCGACGGCTCGCCCCGGGACACCGCGGTGCCGGGCGCTCCTGGGCACACCCTGGTGACCGCCTTCGAGCCGATCGGGTGCCTGGCGGGCGACTCGGAGGGGCTGGGCGGGCTGCTCGCGGAGGCGACGCCGCTCGCCCAGCGCGGTGCGGCCGTGGTGCTGGCCGGCTGGGGCCCGCCGGAGCGGTGTGCCACGGCGTCCGTGATGCGGGTGGCCACGAAGCTGGCGGAGCCTCTGCGCCAGTCGGGCAGCTGGCGTCCGGCCTGCCGCGACGACCTGGAGGACGTCGCCCAGCGGGCCGGGCTCAAGCCGGACGGCTCGGGGCGGGTGGCGTGCCCCTTCGGCTACGCCGACGTGGACAGCGCGGTGCGCGGCCTGAAGTCGACGGGCCTGTTCGACGCGGCGATGACGGCGACGGACCAGGTGCAGGTGGACAAGGAGCTGACCGAGGCCCTGCATCCGCACCAGCGCCAGGACGGGACGGTGTGGATGCCGAACGTGTTCCGGTACCTGATCGCCCGGACGCCCTGA